From a region of the Salvelinus alpinus chromosome 2, SLU_Salpinus.1, whole genome shotgun sequence genome:
- the LOC139552089 gene encoding zinc finger protein 883-like, which yields MEEDAVILKEENVVKDEEEPFRMKKEEDAVTLKEENVVKDEEEPFRMKKEEDAVTLKEENVVKEEEEPFRIKKEEDAVTLKEENVVKEEEEPFGVKEEEEAISIKEEEDVLGVKREEEESEYPITIRERHDYCGSSGEPQQHPDADESEKSLSRTEHQMDNARPSSLLESPFRASPGSTLLLVSLAGERPYSEEPEPGTSEPARRHQCSHCRKGCNRLWDLKQHEKIHTREKPYHCSQCGKGFSRSRELKKHERIHTWEKPYHCSQCGIGFNQKSHLKGHEIIHTGKKSYHCSQCGKGFNQPVSLKRHERIHTGEKPYHCSQCGICFNQKSHLKGHEIIHTGKTPYHCSQCGKCFNQSGELKQHERIHTGEKPYHCSQCGKCFNQSGELKQHERIHTGEKPYHCSQCGKCFSHSGELKQHERIHTGEKPYHCSQCGKGFSQPGNLKRHERIHTGEKPYHCSMCGKSFNQKSNLNQHEKIHRGEKPYHSSQGAKFLPIFRKPERTHETTHRGEGLEIAQTGKTYYSSQSLKRHERIHT from the exons ATGGAGGAAGATGCCGTAATATTGAAGGAGGAGAATGTTGTGAAAGACGAGGAAGAACCTTTCAGAATGAAAAAGGAGGAAGATGCCGTTACATTGAAGGAGGAGAATGTAGTGAAAGACGAGGAAGAACCTTTCAGAATGAAAAAGGAGGAAGATGCCGTAACATTGAAGGAGGAGAAtgtagtgaaagaagaggaagaaccttTCAGAATCAAAAAGGAGGAAGATGCCGTAACATTGAAGGAGGAGAAtgtagtgaaagaagaggaagaaccttttggagtaaaagaggaagaggaggctatctCAATAAAAGAGGAGGAAGACGTTTTAGGCGtgaaaagggaggaggaggagtcagaATATCCGATTACCATCA gagagagacatgactattgtggatcctctggggaacctcaacaacatcctgatgctgacgagtcagagaagagtctctccagaacagaacaccagatg GACAACGCTAGACCTTCCTCCCTCCTGGAGTCCCCGTTTCGTGCCTCTCCCGGTAGcaccttactgctgg TGTCGTTGGCAGGAGAAAGACCATACTCAGAGGAACCAGAGCCAGGGACGTCCGAACCAGCAAGACGACACCAGTGCTCCCACTGTAGAAAGGGTTGTAACCGGTTATGGGACCTGAAACAACATGAGAAAATACACAcaagggagaagccttaccactgctcccagtgtggaaagggtttcAGCCGTTCAAGGGAGCTGAAAaaacacgagagaatacacacatgggagaagccttaccactgctcccagtgtggaattGGTTTTAATCAGAAATCACACCTAAAAGGTCATGAGATAATACACACAGGGAAGAAgtcttaccactgctcccagtgtggaaagggtttcAATCAGCCAGTGTCCCTGAAacggcatgagagaatacacacaggggagaagccttaccactgctcccagtgtggaattTGTTTTAATCAGAAATCACACCTAAAAGGTCATGAGATAATACACACAGGGAAGacgccttaccactgctcccagtgtggaaagtgtttcaaccAGTCAGGGGAGCTGAAacagcatgagagaatacacacaggggagaagccttaccactgctcccagtgtggaaagtgtttcaaccAGTCAGGGGAGCTGAAacagcatgagagaatacacacaggggagaagccttaccactgctcccagtgtggaaagtgtttcagcCATTCAGGGGAgctgaaacaacatgagagaatacacacaggggagaagccttaccactgctcccagtgtggaaagggtttcAGTCAGCCAGGGAATCTGAAACGgcacgagagaatacacacaggggagaagccttaccactgctccatgtgtggaaagagttttaatcAGAAAAGCAACCTGAACCAACACGAGAAAATACACagaggggagaagccttaccactcctCCCAGGGTGCAAAGTTTTTGCCCATTTTTAGGAAGCCTGAAAGAACGCATGAGACTACACACAGAGGAGAAGGCTTAGAAATTGCTCAGACTGGGAAAACATATTACTCATCACAGTCACTTAAACGTCATGAGAGAATCCACACATAA